The genomic segment ATTATTCTATCTTTTAATATCTTAATGCTTCCACCCACACTTTGAGATGCCCGTATTTACTCCTTTTCAGTTTAAAGGGTTCGTTccccgaaaaatgaaaattctgccattaactactcaccctcatttcgttccacacccgttgTCACAGTCACCAGCCCAGTCACCCTATCTATgctacatttcccagcatctCTCCTGTTCCACACCTGCACTCAGTCAGCCATTACCTAACACACTCCTCAATCACCCACACCTGCATCATTACCACTCATTAGCACTCCCTATAAACAAAGAACTTATACTGACAAGAAGTGAAACTCAATAGAACattccattgcaacaccagtGGCCAGCAGCAGCTCTACGCTTCcaccattttggggtgaaagcgaccCGGCAGTCCATTAGtctctatggcaatatcagctgctttgttaaaaaaaaaaaaaaaaaatacattaaagctaaaatccaaTCTtcatgatgacaacacagaataaaataatatcacTAGTGATAATCAAAACTtgttaacagtttattttacggactttgtgtttaagttgattcacaaaacctttgctatctagaaacccagtcagtttgggttaaaattctttgaagttcaagtagcattataaacactgaattaataccaacatatgaaattaaattaaggacatgcatcagaaaaattgggaatgttggacaataaatatataacagaatataacagcttgacagtaaactgtttttgcagtgttgtcttatattaatgtccgttaaagcaagactatgtaaacaaaaaacacagccaccgtgtccaaaagtgggaattttgggataacagacacagcaatgcatcatgttctataagatcattatgtctGTAGCTTtatccaggggattaaaacatatatatttcagacctagtggagtaaattactattactattactccactaggtctgaaatatattttaatcccCTGATCTTAacgttattaataattaaattattaatttactattaatagtaaatatgtaaagttgcataaaatggaaatactcaataaagtagtctaactacgttacctcagatgtgtacgttaacataaaacataaataagcTAAGACAATACATTTACTGTAGAtgtcataaaatttactgaatttgagaaattttctattgcgtttctgatttggctgtgagattCGCAGATTTTGGGTGTGTAAGATGTGATGGATTCTAttgtccagttggcattttcaccccaaaatggctgccgaagcgccacctagtggctgttacccaaaaaagCTTCGCCACAAGTTTcacctcttgggttctatactctttgctataaaatacacaaattaagatatttttgatgaaacctgagagctttctgatcccccatagacatgcaatttaattaccactttcaaggcccagaaactttgtaaagacatcgttaaaatagtccttgtgactacagtggttcaaccttaattttatgaagcgacgagaatactttttgtattttgtaaaacattaaatttaacAGCGTGGTTAGTAAGTGATTTTATCACACTTGTGTtaacatatatttaatataatgtgcatttaatgtttattcaggtgacccattgacttccattgtaaatgcattatttttacaAATGTGGGGATGAGTTGAGAACCCACAACATTCCTTTAAggacaaaaaatgacaattcaaGTGACATGACACAACAAAGCTTGAGTACTCTAATTAtaaataaagctgcaagcagcgatgaaagggccctcgcacccgtgcCACCGCCACCCAGTGGCTTTAGTAAAACAGAGAACagtgggcaatatgcatttaagtatataattATAGGAGGACTACGTCaatcatttgtatttgccacacttcctgctacatGCTGGTGGCGATATGACTAGAATTAGATTTTGGTGTGTAAATAtcttcaggccagggcacttatcaaacatgtTAAGTTTGAGGCAGaatggacattgtatgcttaagtaacaacaacttcctgtttcatgatgaGATTTACTTACAGTTTgcaccagcgcaaaccctcttttggtgttaaaaaaactactgttgggatttactaaagacacgcagtgcaaaattagcactgaaatttgtttggaatgccagaggaagactttttctgtatattacatgtaacaagttgcaCCTGTGTCAACCTgcacctgatgagcatcagctctgcttatttgaggaagaacctgaacattcagaaaatattatttcaagaaatttacagcatttctACTGGCTCTTCTATTTATCTCGTGTTCTGTGAGTGTTCACTGTCAAACCACAAAATTATTTAAgtttgaatttctaaaaaaatgccattattttatatgaaaaaaagaataattgtcttttattgacaaaatattttagtttgtcatgtatatttttttaattaaatcagataacattttagctgtcatatggtcatgttacaacgtgccccatcacatgttacaatgtgccccacctatggggcatgttgtcacatttcccTTCCCTTCTTttggggtaaataaagaaaaaagtatacattgtattaatgaaacaaagccacatatttgtaccagacacatgtgaaattaatgtggaacaaaagaaattctctgaaccctaagtacatttacacaaactgagaaagtcaaaaagcatTAGGTTGTGCTCCGCTCTCccctattatatatatattggataTATATCGATATTGATAAacactgtatgtgtgtatatatatatatagatatatataatttttttttttgtttttttggtgctgttcactttatttaaacaatttattttgatttaacaccattgtttctggttcaaatgtgattgcttcatgataaattgacttgaaatggttatgttttcattttgaaataacatgtttcagtCAAGTAAcccaatcaaacaggactttcacttcccatcatgctttgcaccGGGCTGAagtgggagagtaaatgttgaaaacgaatttttttttagaaagatggAGAGACTTCTtactgtttaatgttctgttatgtaaatgtttttgttatgttaatgttttttttttggagattaCTGTTGTGGTGAAGTGTTGAGCTTGTATTTGGGTTGAGAACCTGCTAACAAGAATTGCCTTTTTTATATAATGAAGCAACCACTATGATAGTGCTTTGGATCAAACCAGTATCATTTCTAGACTGCCAACACTGATTATCACATGCGTAAATAGTTACATTTAGTTTGTTGGTATGTAACggacaaaacaaaagcattatTAATCAtatgattattatatatatatatatatatatataaagtcttttttgCTGCCATTGTTTTCCTTGGATTTGCTTCAGAGTTCCATGCAATTTTAAGCTTTTCTTGGTTCATTCCATGTTTTACAGGCAACCTCTCTCATGCTAATTCAGATTTGCACAGTTGGTTTTAAATTAATctggtttattttaattcaagaCTCCATAGTCCAGGTTTTAGTAATCTGTACTTAATCTGTGTTTCAGAAAGCCATTTTTTAAACCACGATTAACTATTCTGGATTAAGGCCTATCCTGGCTTAATTTAATCCCTGACATGCCACGATGGCCACCTCGTTCTCAGGGTGACCCATGGTTGTACTAAAGCCCTGGTTCCCTGGAAATCGTCCCATCTGTATCAGTTGGTTGTAGAACTCAGTATCCAGAAGGAAAGTAGTCATGATGGATCCCTCCAAGATGGACTGGGACGCCTTATGCGACGGCAGCCAGATGACAAACTGCACATCAACTGCCTGGAAATGATGGCAGAACTTCTAACCTTCAAGGAGCTCCAGTCAGAACTCAGAGGGCACCGTGTTCCCATTATCTCAGGAAACCAAGGTTACGTTAGCAACCGAAACTATTACAGGTGTAGTCTATACTGGACATTGAATACTAGCTATATAGCCTAGTTTGCGAAGCATAAAAATGGAATTGTTGCATTTTGCTATTTAAGGCAAGAATatataaaaaggtaaaaaaattaattattcgATATCACCATATTTTCCCCAGTTGATTAATCACAATacattaagaaaatgttttgcatttcaagtttttttaatgttatgttaGATAGGCAACATTttcagaacagaaatctgaaaattggataaagccaggttaaaaaattttcattttgctgACTGACAAGGGGGATTTTGAATATCTCTATgtatcactccataaatcagaaaataggCCACTGTCAACagccataaaaaaaatcaccatatttaaccctttcatgcatgaattattaaatcacaaagtaatatatatttttttaatgtttgtttttacttttaaacaagtgaaaaacttttttctcaatatattttattttgaaggaGTTACATATCTGTCCACTGTAGTGGACACCATTCATCAATGGTATAAAAAGTGATTTAATAGAACTcatgcttttttaaatgtttttaaaacatttactatAGAGCAAATGTATGAATACAAATaagaagacttcagatgcaaaagcctatAAGTCATCTGatatttttctttgaaattaacatttttatcagACTACTATGTATAGGTTTCTATATAAGTACCAATACTTTTGATTCAGCAGGTTTGAAgtgaaagtatttgatgaacatATAGTATGTGTGGAGAACATTCACTCAGTATCATCACCTCATTTTTGACAGGTATAGatttagaggcttttgcatcagAAGTCTTGGTATGTTAAATAACAACAATAGAGAGGATATTTGAAAAACATAATCTATGTCTCGAAACTCATTTTATTAAACCTTTAttgaacttttatttaaaacaattaaaatcagTATCATACATgagcacaaatacacacacaccctcAAAAGCAATCATGCACACATCCCTGTCCTTGTATATGCCCACATTGTTATATgacctaataaataaatatagactGTAGGCTTAAGCATTGAAATAAAATCTGAAGACTATTTAATATTGCTGTTTAATAAAACTATTCAAGTGTaaattatatcataattttaaCTAAAACATGCAAATAAGGAGGAACCCATATATAGGCCCAATAGGCATAATATACCCTTTGGCACATGAAGTCCACTGGAGTGGACAGATGTGTTTTctgtcacagaaaaaaaatgtttttaaaatctgGATAAAAGTATTTCTTACATCCTAGCTGCAAAATATTTCTTGTATCTGTCTGGTTTTCTgagaataaaatgatttaaaacttATTCCTGAGGTACTCGGTGCATTTCCTCTTCCCTCTGACTTTGTGATTATATGatgtaatatttcaaaacaaCAAAGAGATACAAAGACACTAATTAATTGGAATCGTAGACCAAGCTTTGGGTATTCACCACTTGGTGGTTGGGACACAACGTAATTGGTTCAAAATGGCTTCCAAATATCTGTCCACTGTAGCGGACACCATCCATGAAAGggttaaagaaagaaagaaaaacctAGATAGATTATAGATAAGAATAAATCTGTGCccctgaagtggagatttcaattctgacttctgGCTCAATGCGTGAGGGGGGATAAatagatgaaaaaataaaaagaaataaagaaagaaactgCAATAAACACTCAAAtgtgttttgaatgttttatttctaCTAGTCTGAAAGATGtgtaagcttgtttctgccacagaataaaaaaaattaaaaggtaattgcgactttttaaaaatcttttatctATTCTCGCAGTTTCAGGATTATAGCTCACAATTCGGCATTTCcttttacaaatgtttgtttgtaaagTATCCCATTTCGGCACTGAGGAGAATAAatatttcttctgttgaataAAGAGCATGCACTCTTATTCTATCTTTCCTGTTACGTCACTTCCTGGCCCTTTCTCTTTCCTTTCCGTGTCGGCCATTTGTGTTAATCGGTAAGAAAACCATGAGCTCTAGCTTACTATTATATTTTTGACTGTTTGAGCCAACTTTTACACCATTTTGTCTTATACCATTTATACACGGAACTGTTCTACACAACATGTATCAGATATTCGCGTTTTCTGCgcgttttatcgtgaataaatgTGGCAGCAGGGCTGAGTCGCTACACATGTGGAGAGCAGCGCTCATCGCGGCCGCTCTCCAGACACTCTCCGATTGAAATAAAtgtctaaaaatataaaactcaactctgcctcaaacttttaaataaggttgtttgtttgatttatttttttcattgtttgatGCAGACTGAGCTGATTGACAGTCATCAAATAAAGTCAAGATGCAGAACGACGCTGGTGAATTCGTGGACCTGTACGTCCCCCGTAAATGGTGAGATTACATGAACTTTGAGAAATATTCAATCTTTGAGCAAATATCTGTATTTTAATACTATTTGTACGCACAACACTAGCTGTGTTTGTGATTATCTTTGTCACATAAGCACAGTTAAATATTGGTTATAAATACGATAAGCACACAAATCGTATCAAATTTAGCAATattaaacactgtttttttttaattttttttttttccagctctGCTAGCAACAGAATCATTGGTGCCAAGGACCATGCCTCCATCCAAATCAACATTGCTGAGGTTTACAAAACTAGTAGATATATACCTTtataaatgcaatttaaaaatacatacgagcaaaatgctttttaattaCAGCAAgtaaaatatacacacatatgaaacttgttttaaatgatatttaCTCCAGATTTTgctaaaaacaatgtttttccaTTGACAAAAAGGTTGGTATATTGAAACTTCACTGATGTTAATAATACATACAAGTAAAATGCAGTTAATTATAGGAGGTATTTTCACAAATATGATCttatttttacactatttaCTCCAGATtttcagaaaagaaaatggaGGACAATGTGTGTGTTTCCTTTGACAAAACTGTTGGTATATATTGTGACTGATTAGTCTATTATAATCAAACCACCAAAACCTCAGTTGTGAATATTAATAAGCCTCTTGCTCTGTTTGTTACAGGTGGATAGGGCAACAGGCAGATTCAATGGGCAGTTCAAGACTTACGCCATCTGTGGTGCCATCCGTAGAATGGTATGTATGTTCACTCACACTTAAAGCCAGTTCTACTTCATCATTACATCATATGTAGGATACTAAGTTTGTGGGAAATGTTGGTGTTCGTATAAATGTACGGTGTCACACCTGTGGTTCTCAAGGCATTTGCATTGTCATCTACAGGGTGAAGCTGATGACTCCCTCCTGAGGCTCGCAAAGAACGACAGCATTGTGGCAAAGTAAGCTCCTGTCAGTGGACAACTGctactgttgtttttttgttttaccccTTTATGAATTTCCTATCAGTTTGTAAATGCTCTCTGAAACAACTAGTGTTTAAAGCATTGCTCCATTGTGATTGTGTGAAATTCCTAATAGTAAGAAATTGTTCCTAGTCAGCaactcatttttgttttgtgctttaaGCAGCTTCAGTGAgctctcttaaagggttagttcacccaaaaatgaaaattgtcattaattactcaccctcatgttgttccacacccataagacttttgttcatctacagagcacaaatgaagatatttttgattagggctgggcgatatgacaAATCTTATATCAAGATTTGagtaatttttgctttaaataagatttttatgAAATCAATTTTCCATATCATTGAAATTAGTTGAAAGTAGCATAAATTCCAATATAATTAATGCTAGCCTAAAAAAACTctcaagcttactgaagacaaataaactgataaagaaagagcaaagaaaacaaactacaatagaacaaagacagaCGAAATAGACCTAAATGAGAaaacttcaagcactagaaaatgtataaagtaatcaaaggtataaaaaacaatgcatagtctttactttgtaaattaaatatacatgtattcttattaaagttacaaaagcaagcagggagagattttctctcttttgttgtttgattagcattaataatgacagcagGTAAATTTGGATGCTGTCCTTTTAAGACATCCATTAACACCGATCCATTAATTTCTCAACTGTaccttcacttaagacataaatggcTCTGTTTACTTGCAAAAATGTGATCACTTTGGCACATAGGTATGTGTATTAAACCGTTCAAGCCCAATTAGGCATCAAAAAGTACTCAGTTCAGTCCTCACGCGCTCTATGAGCTTCatgtctctcagagagcgcgtgCATATGCTGAAATGAGTTGTCTTTCGCTGCTAATTGCACAAACGGTTTAAAACCACTTGTTTAAAACAATGCTTAAAAACTCATGCAAATTATAAGCTTTCGTGACCGCGCAACATAGCAACCTCACGCGACAGAGACGATGgtccaaaatctctaccagTTGATGAATTTCAACCAGCTAATTGTTTACCAGTATATCGCCAACCCCtacttattgtgcttaatacaCTTTAACATCGAGCACGTCTCTAATTCGCGATCACCTTCTGAGAGAGGCAGGTTTCATGCGCGCACTTTGGCAGTGAGCCAGTCAGTACGGGTGCTGCACCGAGTTCCTTTTCAGGATATATTGCGCTTATAACTCTTTTAACATCAAGCATGTCCCgctctttatattctcattcatgcgtttcatcactctgaagtgtcaatagtgcaatatatttacatactacaATATATGcgatatagcaaaatctctaaagatagacattttattttgtggtaacgatatatatcgtcatatcaCACAGCcctatttttgatgaaattgaGAGATTTCTAtccctctattgacagcccaCACAattgacactttgatgcttcaaaaaattcataaagagatcgtaaaactaatccatatgaattgagcgatttagtccagattttctgaagagactcgatcgctttatgaTGAACaaactgaatttaggcttttattcacatataaacattcatcaacgcacaaacagaagctcaaccgtacttgcTTAACACGCAAGAACAaacttcattggttcttgcggaagctcattTGTGCTGCGTAAAGCTCAAAGTATGCTTCACCGTCCGTGGCGGTCTGCGCACTGTCTGTGCCTTCAGGAGGATCCGCAGACGTCTGCGCACGCTGTCCGCATGCATCTGCGCGGATGGTGCGTGTACAACAGCACGTGTGCGAGTGACTTGAGTGCCAAATGCTTCTTTCCGCGCTCACAGCCAAagggagtatactttgaaaggcttgcaTGCTCAAACTGTGCGCAAGACGGAGTGGAACGTGGAGAATGAAGTATACCCAGGCCTtaacacacaagaacaaacctcattggttcttgcagaagctcaaacgtgctgcgtaactcACAAGAatgcatgcttgagcttctgtttaccctTACTGATttgtgcgttgatgaatgttgAAATAgttgaataaaagcctaaattcaatctgttcatcatataaagcgatcgtgtctcttcagaaaaaaacgctcaattcatatggattcattttacaatctctttatgaactttttgaaacgtCAAAGACtactttaatttttgggtgaactatccctttaagagtgaCAGCAAATATGTGCTTATGTAAAACTGTTACAGCCGGATGCTGATTATGATTCTAATGATTGTTCTCTCTTTACAGGAACATCTAAATTTAAGGATGGACTCTGGAAGtttctttgtaaaataaaaaattaaaattggattcttgtttgtgttttcaaTAGTGTGGGTGCATTAGTTAAAGACTGCCAGGCTCCTTAAGTGAtgtgaataattaaaatgattaactaTTTGAGGATTACTATGATTAAATTAGAAGggaattttttaattaaccatgggaaaagggagaaaaTGTTGGCGCTATGAGaatatttgttctgtattttatGACTATCATAATTTGTATTATGACCGGATCCAAAGATTGACTGTTGCCCAATGTGTCTGTGAATGAGCATTGGAAAAGGCAAATGATTTACGAGTGGTACAGTCAAAGCAAGCTTTCTGATAAGTTTTAACTTAAGTAGAAATAATAGCCAGATGGGAGTGCTAAAAGATGATCAGTTTAATATATAAAGCATCCAAAGATATGCACTAAAAGAACAACCCCTTagtacacattattttttaatttttaaataagttttttgttttgtttttaacaaaaatgcTTACACAAAATATATGGCATCACTGATAATAGAAAGAACGATTACCCTCCGTCCAGTAGAGGTCATAGTGAGCTCAAACACATTACGTGCATCTCGTGCTGCGCGCCAATATTTTTAACTGCTTGTGTGGGACGCATAGTGTTCTTCCTCTAGGGGGCGTTTGGCGGCCCAGAAAGGTGAAGCTTCATTGTGCCACATTTAAATTTCAAAACGTTTTTTGGTCTTATAAGACCTtaacagcatttaataataataaatatgatataGATGAGAGTTAAGTTACGTCTTTTCCCaatgtaaatatctttttttttaatgtcccATCTTAACAAACTTAAGTTGGAAATTGCAAATTGATTACCAAACATAATAGAGAAGCGTTTTGGTTTTTTTAGAGACGTTATCCCATACTTGAAAACCCTTTTGATTGGAAGACTTATGAATTATAAAATCTCCAAATGTATTGTCTGAAATGGGATTAATATTTGTATACTTTTGATTAGATttcacataaataaatgtacatttactaatacaacTCCCAACTTTGTGGTGTTAATGATTGAATTCTGTTAGAAAGAAAAAGCTGCGAAGACTGTATATGATAgccctttaaaatatttttgtgacttatttatatatccaactttatatatatatatatatatatatatatatatatatatatatatatattataaaacgtATATCCTGAAGGGGCCAATTAGAAACAACACCCGGTACATTAAGCCCCGCCCACCTAAGAACGTACGTTTGACGGTAATTGGCATTCTAGCCGTATACATTA from the Ctenopharyngodon idella isolate HZGC_01 chromosome 22, HZGC01, whole genome shotgun sequence genome contains:
- the rps21 gene encoding 40S ribosomal protein S21 isoform X2 produces the protein MQNDAGEFVDLYVPRKCSASNRIIGAKDHASIQINIAEVDRATGRFNGQFKTYAICGAIRRMGEADDSLLRLAKNDSIVAK
- the rps21 gene encoding 40S ribosomal protein S21 isoform X1; amino-acid sequence: MQNDAGEFVDLYVPRKCSASNRIIGAKDHASIQINIAEVDRATGRFNGQFKTYAICGAIRRMGEADDSLLRLAKNDSIVAKNI